One Massilia sp. 9096 genomic window carries:
- a CDS encoding 5-(carboxyamino)imidazole ribonucleotide synthase, translating into MSDSAFLPSADPSTWLGVMGGGQLGRMFAQAAQAMGYKVAVLEPSADCPAGQVAERLVEAGYEDAAGLDQLAAQCAAVTTEFENVPAASLSRLAERVFVAPNAHGVSVAQDRIAEKSFFVACAAKSGVMPAPHKVIAVDADIDAIGDDLLPGILKTVRMGYDGKGQVRVRTRADVRAAFESMGQVTCLLEQMLPLAYEVSVLTARGADGASVVYPIAENVHRDGILFTTTVPGPNVSSECARKAQDAARAIVAELGYVGVLCIEFFVLTDGSLVVNEMAPRPHNSGHYTIDACVTSQFAQQVRAMARLPLGDCRQHSPAVMLNILGDVWFEGDSDTVREPAWDQVLALPGANLHLYGKSDPRRGRKMGHVTFVAPTLAQARQQLQAACAILGIEL; encoded by the coding sequence ATGAGTGATTCCGCATTCCTGCCGTCCGCCGATCCGTCCACCTGGCTGGGCGTGATGGGCGGCGGCCAGCTCGGCCGCATGTTCGCCCAGGCCGCGCAAGCGATGGGCTACAAGGTCGCGGTGCTCGAGCCGAGCGCCGACTGCCCCGCCGGCCAGGTCGCCGAGCGTTTGGTCGAGGCCGGCTACGAAGATGCCGCCGGCCTCGACCAGCTGGCGGCGCAGTGCGCGGCCGTCACCACCGAATTCGAGAACGTGCCGGCCGCCAGCCTGTCGCGCCTGGCCGAACGCGTCTTCGTGGCGCCGAACGCCCACGGCGTCTCGGTGGCGCAGGACCGCATCGCCGAAAAATCCTTCTTCGTGGCCTGCGCCGCCAAGTCCGGCGTGATGCCGGCGCCGCACAAGGTCATCGCCGTCGACGCCGACATCGACGCCATCGGCGACGACCTGCTGCCCGGCATCCTGAAAACCGTGCGCATGGGCTACGACGGCAAGGGCCAGGTGCGCGTGCGCACGCGCGCGGACGTGCGCGCGGCCTTCGAATCGATGGGGCAGGTGACCTGCCTGCTCGAGCAGATGCTGCCGCTGGCCTACGAGGTGTCGGTGCTCACCGCACGCGGCGCGGATGGTGCATCGGTCGTCTACCCGATCGCCGAGAACGTGCACCGCGACGGCATCCTGTTCACCACCACCGTGCCCGGCCCGAACGTCTCCAGCGAATGCGCGCGCAAGGCGCAGGACGCCGCGCGCGCGATCGTCGCCGAGCTCGGCTACGTCGGCGTGCTGTGCATCGAGTTCTTCGTGCTGACCGATGGCTCGCTGGTCGTCAACGAAATGGCGCCGCGTCCGCACAACAGCGGCCACTACACGATCGACGCCTGCGTCACCAGCCAGTTCGCCCAGCAGGTGCGGGCGATGGCGCGCCTGCCGCTGGGCGATTGCCGTCAGCATTCCCCGGCCGTCATGCTGAACATCCTCGGCGACGTCTGGTTCGAGGGCGACAGCGACACAGTGCGCGAACCGGCCTGGGACCAGGTGCTGGCCCTGCCGGGCGCCAACCTGCACCTGTACGGCAAGAGCGACCCGCGCCGCGGCCGCAAGATGGGGCACGTGACCTTCGTCGCGCCGACTTTGGCGCAAGCCCGGCAGCAGCTGCAAGCCGCCTGCGCGATCCTGGGAATCGAGCTGTGA
- the purE gene encoding 5-(carboxyamino)imidazole ribonucleotide mutase, which translates to MTDQNKPLVGVIMGSSSDWDVMKNAVDILKQFGVPHEAQVISAHRMPDEMFAYAGSARARGLRAIIAGAGGAAHLPGMVAAKTIVPVLGVPVPSKYLRGEDSLLSIVQMPKGVPVSTFAIGEAGAANAALTAVAMLAATDDALAAQLEDFRARQTAAAQAMILPA; encoded by the coding sequence ATGACGGACCAAAACAAGCCACTGGTCGGCGTGATCATGGGTTCCAGCAGCGACTGGGACGTGATGAAGAACGCCGTCGACATCCTCAAGCAGTTCGGCGTGCCGCATGAGGCGCAGGTGATCTCGGCGCACCGCATGCCGGACGAGATGTTCGCGTATGCGGGCAGCGCGCGCGCGCGCGGACTGCGCGCGATCATCGCCGGCGCCGGCGGCGCGGCCCACCTGCCGGGCATGGTGGCCGCCAAGACCATCGTGCCGGTGCTGGGCGTGCCGGTGCCGTCCAAATACCTGCGCGGCGAGGACTCGCTGCTGTCGATCGTGCAGATGCCCAAGGGCGTGCCGGTGTCGACCTTCGCCATCGGCGAGGCCGGCGCCGCCAACGCCGCGCTGACCGCGGTCGCCATGCTGGCCGCCACGGACGATGCGCTGGCCGCGCAACTGGAAGACTTCCGCGCCCGGCAGACCGCCGCGGCGCAAGCCATGATTCTGCCTGCTTGA
- the fba gene encoding class II fructose-bisphosphate aldolase (catalyzes the reversible aldol condensation of dihydroxyacetonephosphate and glyceraldehyde 3-phosphate in the Calvin cycle, glycolysis, and/or gluconeogenesis) — protein MALVSMRQLLDHAAEHGYGLPAFNVNNLEQVQAIMAAADQTGSPVIMQASAGARKYAGEAFLRHLIDAAVEAYPHIPVVMHQDHGQSPAVCMAAIRSGFSSVMMDGSLEADGKSVASYEYNVDVSREVVKFAHSIGVTVEAELGVLGSLETMKGDKEDGHGADRTMTREELLTDVAQAADFVARTQCDALAIAIGTSHGAYKFTRKPTGDILAIDRIKEIHARIPNTHLVMHGSSSVPQELLAIIREFGGDMKETYGVPVEEIQEGIKHGVRKINIDTDIRLAMTAAVRKYLFENPSKFDPRDFLKPAREAATQVCKARYIAFGCEGMAAKIKPIPLDKMAERYKAGELSQVVQ, from the coding sequence ATGGCACTCGTATCAATGCGTCAACTGCTGGACCATGCCGCCGAACACGGCTATGGCTTGCCGGCGTTTAACGTCAACAACCTGGAGCAGGTCCAGGCCATCATGGCCGCGGCCGACCAGACCGGCAGCCCGGTGATCATGCAGGCCTCGGCCGGCGCCCGCAAATATGCCGGCGAAGCCTTCCTGCGCCACCTGATCGACGCCGCCGTCGAAGCCTATCCGCACATCCCGGTCGTCATGCACCAGGACCACGGCCAGTCGCCGGCGGTCTGCATGGCCGCGATCCGCTCGGGTTTCAGCTCGGTGATGATGGACGGTTCGCTGGAAGCCGACGGCAAGTCGGTGGCGTCGTACGAATACAACGTCGACGTGTCGCGCGAAGTCGTCAAGTTCGCCCACTCGATCGGCGTGACGGTGGAAGCCGAACTGGGCGTGCTCGGTTCGCTGGAAACCATGAAGGGCGACAAGGAAGACGGCCATGGCGCGGACCGCACCATGACCCGCGAAGAGCTGCTGACCGACGTGGCCCAGGCCGCCGACTTCGTCGCGCGCACGCAATGCGACGCCCTGGCGATCGCCATCGGCACCTCGCACGGCGCCTACAAGTTTACGCGCAAGCCGACCGGCGACATCCTTGCCATCGACCGCATCAAGGAAATCCACGCGCGCATCCCGAACACCCACCTGGTGATGCACGGTTCGTCGTCGGTGCCTCAGGAGCTGCTCGCGATCATCCGCGAATTCGGCGGCGACATGAAGGAAACCTATGGCGTGCCGGTCGAGGAGATCCAGGAAGGCATCAAGCATGGCGTGCGCAAGATCAACATCGACACCGACATCCGCCTGGCGATGACGGCCGCGGTGCGCAAGTACCTGTTCGAGAACCCGTCCAAGTTCGATCCGCGCGACTTCCTCAAGCCCGCGCGCGAAGCCGCCACCCAGGTCTGCAAGGCGCGCTACATCGCCTTCGGCTGCGAAGGCATGGCCGCCAAGATCAAGCCGATCCCGCTGGACAAGATGGCCGAGCGCTACAAGGCGGGCGAGCTGTCGCAGGTGGTTCAGTAA
- a CDS encoding OmpW family protein: MKVRFNVVKALAAAAMLAAAAGASAQQANTWGVSIGANQITPKVESGPISAPALPNSLGDVSKDTQPVVIFNYFATDHFSLEAAVGTPYKHKLYGAGAISGTGQLGTIEALPPTLFVQYRFFEPNAVIRPFVGIGVTYAAFQKETGSGTMTALTNPGAGVPTTFSIDNKWTYSGQIGATWNINEKWIANAAFIKTRLRTDLHFSTGQYQHVKLDPNSIMLSVGYKFNL, encoded by the coding sequence ATGAAAGTTCGTTTCAACGTCGTGAAGGCGCTGGCCGCCGCCGCCATGCTGGCCGCCGCCGCGGGCGCGTCGGCCCAGCAAGCCAATACCTGGGGCGTGTCGATCGGCGCCAACCAGATCACCCCGAAAGTCGAAAGCGGCCCGATCTCGGCGCCGGCACTGCCGAACTCGCTGGGCGACGTCAGCAAGGACACCCAGCCGGTCGTCATCTTCAACTACTTCGCCACCGACCATTTCTCGCTCGAAGCCGCAGTCGGCACCCCGTACAAGCACAAGCTGTACGGCGCGGGTGCGATTTCGGGCACCGGCCAGCTGGGCACCATCGAAGCGCTGCCGCCGACCCTGTTCGTGCAGTACCGCTTCTTCGAGCCGAATGCGGTGATCCGTCCGTTCGTCGGCATCGGCGTCACCTACGCCGCGTTCCAGAAGGAAACCGGCTCGGGCACGATGACGGCGCTGACCAATCCGGGCGCGGGCGTGCCGACCACCTTCAGCATCGACAACAAGTGGACCTATTCGGGCCAGATCGGCGCGACCTGGAACATCAACGAAAAGTGGATCGCCAACGCGGCCTTCATCAAGACCCGCCTGCGCACCGACCTGCATTTCTCGACCGGCCAGTACCAGCACGTCAAGCTGGACCCGAACTCGATCATGCTGTCGGTCGGCTACAAGTTCAATCTGTAA
- a CDS encoding phosphoribosylaminoimidazolesuccinocarboxamide synthase encodes MKSLYQSTISSLPLLGRGKVRDNYAVGDDKILIVTTDRLSAFDVVMNEPIPGKGMVLNQMSDFWFEKLGHIVPNHLTGVAPESVVTPEEVEQVKGRAVVAKRLKPILVEAVVRGYIIGSGWKDYQATGAICGIQLPAGLRQADKLPQPLFTPAAKADLGEHDENISFEDMEQRIGAELAAKIRDIAIQLYTTAAEYAATRGIIIADTKFEFGLDDNGVLHLMDEVLTADSSRFWPADSYAPDMSPPSFDKQFVRDYLETLKDWNKTPPAPALPQDVIDRTQAKYFEAIERLTGEKLKV; translated from the coding sequence ATGAAAAGCCTCTACCAATCCACGATTTCCTCCCTGCCACTGCTCGGCCGCGGCAAGGTCCGCGACAACTACGCCGTCGGCGACGACAAGATCCTGATCGTCACCACCGACCGCCTCTCGGCCTTCGACGTCGTCATGAACGAGCCGATCCCGGGCAAGGGCATGGTCCTCAACCAGATGAGCGACTTCTGGTTCGAGAAACTCGGCCACATCGTGCCGAACCACCTGACCGGCGTGGCGCCGGAATCGGTGGTGACGCCGGAGGAAGTGGAGCAGGTCAAGGGCCGCGCCGTGGTCGCCAAGCGCCTGAAGCCGATCCTGGTCGAAGCCGTGGTGCGCGGCTACATCATCGGTTCGGGTTGGAAGGACTACCAGGCCACCGGCGCGATCTGCGGCATCCAGCTGCCGGCCGGCCTGCGCCAGGCCGACAAACTGCCGCAGCCGCTGTTCACCCCGGCCGCCAAGGCCGACCTGGGCGAGCACGACGAAAACATCAGCTTCGAAGACATGGAGCAGCGCATCGGCGCTGAACTGGCCGCCAAGATCCGCGACATCGCGATCCAGCTGTACACCACCGCCGCCGAGTACGCGGCCACGCGCGGCATCATCATCGCCGACACCAAGTTCGAGTTCGGCCTGGACGACAACGGCGTGCTGCACCTGATGGACGAAGTCCTGACCGCCGATTCCTCGCGCTTCTGGCCGGCCGATTCGTACGCGCCGGACATGTCGCCGCCGTCGTTCGACAAGCAGTTCGTGCGCGACTACCTGGAAACGCTGAAGGACTGGAACAAGACCCCGCCGGCGCCCGCGCTGCCGCAGGACGTGATCGACAGGACCCAGGCCAAGTACTTCGAAGCCATCGAGCGCCTCACCGGCGAGAAGCTGAAGGTCTGA
- a CDS encoding SGNH/GDSL hydrolase family protein produces MRKTSYALALLAAAALAACGGNGPSAGNQTFATKYSQQVVFGDSLSDVGTYAVGGIALMGGGTYTINGDNTSVNPELTGKNYTALIAAQLSLPAPCAAQTGLMGTASTNPVLNFSVPVTYHADCYNYAQGGARVTEAVGPGNAALVAPGAMTIGATTVPVVNQIANHLKKVGGKFKGDELVIVMAGGNDALELLGELTAGATAAGGQALAQSLVTQLAPGTTNPATGAAAIGAAIQAQAAKSSDATAIIQAAIGAAAMNGNTAAVANAATIGATAGAAAQAAGLKYQTDNAAILVTKMGTAGAQLGALVEQQIVANGATHVVVNNLPDVSISPSALSQSADTQKLIATMVSTFNNQLKSAVGSDAKVLYVDLAAISHDQATNPKPYGLTNTTTPACDLSAAKNPLGSSLVCNGKNLVAGDVSHYMFADAVHPTPFEYALIARYVLEQMSVKGWL; encoded by the coding sequence ATGCGTAAGACTTCATATGCGCTCGCGCTGCTGGCCGCGGCTGCCCTCGCGGCTTGCGGCGGTAACGGACCCAGCGCTGGCAACCAGACCTTCGCGACCAAATACAGCCAGCAAGTCGTCTTCGGCGACAGCTTGTCCGACGTTGGCACCTACGCCGTCGGCGGCATCGCGCTCATGGGCGGCGGCACCTACACCATCAACGGCGACAATACCTCGGTCAATCCTGAACTGACCGGCAAGAACTACACCGCGCTGATCGCGGCCCAGCTGAGCCTGCCGGCGCCGTGCGCCGCCCAGACTGGCCTGATGGGTACGGCCTCGACCAACCCGGTGCTGAACTTCTCGGTGCCGGTGACCTATCACGCAGATTGCTATAACTACGCCCAAGGCGGCGCGCGCGTGACCGAAGCGGTCGGCCCGGGCAACGCGGCCCTGGTCGCGCCGGGCGCGATGACGATCGGCGCGACCACCGTGCCGGTCGTGAACCAGATCGCCAACCACCTGAAAAAAGTCGGCGGCAAATTCAAGGGCGACGAGCTGGTCATCGTCATGGCCGGCGGTAACGATGCGCTGGAACTGCTGGGCGAACTGACGGCCGGCGCGACCGCCGCCGGCGGCCAGGCGCTGGCGCAGAGCCTGGTCACGCAACTGGCGCCGGGTACCACCAACCCGGCCACCGGCGCGGCCGCGATCGGCGCCGCGATCCAGGCGCAAGCCGCCAAGAGCAGCGACGCCACCGCGATCATCCAGGCCGCCATCGGCGCCGCCGCCATGAACGGCAATACGGCCGCCGTGGCCAACGCCGCCACGATCGGCGCCACCGCCGGCGCCGCCGCGCAAGCCGCCGGCCTGAAATACCAGACCGACAATGCCGCCATCCTGGTGACCAAGATGGGCACCGCCGGCGCGCAGCTGGGCGCCCTGGTCGAGCAGCAGATCGTCGCCAACGGCGCGACCCACGTCGTCGTCAACAACCTGCCGGACGTGTCGATCTCGCCGTCGGCGCTGTCGCAGTCGGCCGACACGCAAAAGCTGATCGCCACCATGGTCTCGACCTTCAACAACCAGCTGAAGTCGGCCGTCGGCAGTGATGCCAAAGTGCTGTACGTCGACCTGGCGGCGATCAGCCACGACCAGGCCACCAATCCGAAGCCGTATGGCCTGACCAACACGACCACGCCGGCCTGCGACCTGAGCGCCGCCAAGAATCCGCTCGGCTCGTCGCTGGTCTGCAACGGCAAGAACCTGGTCGCCGGCGACGTCAGCCACTACATGTTCGCCGACGCGGTCCACCCGACCCCGTTCGAGTACGCGCTGATCGCCCGCTACGTCCTCGAGCAGATGAGCGTCAAGGGCTGGCTGTAA
- a CDS encoding L-threonylcarbamoyladenylate synthase: protein MQDQDIIDVIDDAARALEAGRLVAVPTETVYGLGADAENPQAVAAIYAAKGRPQDHPVIVHVAPGAELDYWCADVPPQARQLAEAFWPGPLTMILKRAAHIPDAVSGGQDTVGIRCPSHPVAIRLLQAFKGGKGGIAAPSANKFGHVSPTTAQHVRDEFGDDIGQHGRIAAVLDGGQSQVGIESTIVDMSRLATHGPVLLRPGHISAEAIAAVIGELPARPDGAAPRASGTLESHYAPHTPVAMQDTAALADTLARLQAAGRKVALIHYSPLPATHAQVELPATPDGFAYALYAALRAMDDAGADVILVEAPPQDGAWLGVNDRLRRAAHGSTGIVHGLINDTPNL, encoded by the coding sequence ATGCAGGACCAGGACATCATCGACGTCATCGATGATGCGGCGCGCGCTCTGGAAGCCGGCCGCCTGGTGGCCGTTCCGACCGAGACCGTGTACGGCCTGGGCGCCGACGCCGAGAACCCGCAGGCCGTCGCCGCCATCTACGCCGCCAAGGGCCGGCCGCAGGATCACCCGGTGATCGTGCACGTCGCGCCCGGCGCGGAGCTCGATTACTGGTGCGCCGACGTCCCGCCGCAGGCGCGCCAGCTGGCCGAGGCCTTCTGGCCCGGTCCGCTGACGATGATCCTCAAGCGCGCCGCCCACATCCCGGACGCGGTCTCCGGTGGCCAGGATACGGTCGGCATCCGCTGCCCGTCGCACCCGGTGGCGATCCGGCTGCTGCAAGCCTTCAAGGGCGGCAAGGGCGGCATCGCGGCGCCCTCGGCCAACAAATTCGGCCACGTCAGCCCGACCACGGCGCAGCACGTGCGCGACGAGTTCGGCGACGATATCGGGCAGCACGGTCGCATCGCTGCCGTGCTGGACGGCGGCCAGAGCCAGGTCGGCATCGAGTCCACCATCGTCGACATGTCGCGCCTGGCCACGCACGGCCCGGTGCTGCTGCGTCCGGGGCACATCTCGGCGGAGGCGATCGCGGCCGTCATCGGCGAATTGCCGGCCCGTCCGGATGGCGCCGCCCCACGCGCGTCCGGCACCCTCGAATCGCACTATGCGCCGCACACGCCGGTCGCGATGCAGGACACGGCCGCGCTCGCCGATACCCTGGCGCGCCTGCAGGCGGCCGGGCGCAAGGTCGCGCTGATCCATTATTCACCGCTGCCAGCGACACACGCACAGGTCGAGCTGCCGGCCACGCCGGACGGGTTCGCGTACGCCTTGTACGCGGCGCTGCGCGCGATGGACGACGCCGGCGCCGACGTGATCCTGGTCGAAGCCCCGCCCCAGGACGGTGCCTGGCTGGGCGTCAACGACCGCCTGCGCCGCGCCGCGCACGGGTCGACGGGGATCGTGCACGGGCTGATCAACGACACGCCGAATCTGTGA